A region of Candidatus Neomarinimicrobiota bacterium DNA encodes the following proteins:
- the acpP gene encoding acyl carrier protein, whose protein sequence is MSNFEKVKEVIMDKLGVEESKITSEASFVDDLGADSLDTVELVMQLEEEFGLEIPDEEAENLTTVQSVVDYIDSHAN, encoded by the coding sequence ATGTCCAATTTCGAAAAAGTCAAGGAAGTCATAATGGACAAGCTGGGGGTGGAGGAGAGCAAAATCACTTCTGAAGCTTCATTTGTGGATGATCTGGGTGCAGATTCTCTCGATACAGTAGAACTCGTGATGCAGCTGGAAGAGGAATTCGGCCTTGAGATCCCTGATGAGGAAGCCGAAAATCTCACCACAGTGCAATCAGTTGTAGACTATATCGACTCTCACGCTAATTAG